A single window of Synechococcus sp. C9 DNA harbors:
- a CDS encoding ABC transporter substrate-binding protein encodes MAVQRWGWLLVLGLTGCQAGGNALKLGTLLPLSGDLAQFGPGMQDAASLLVKTVNDCGGVNGQPVQLISEDDQTQPSAGVSAMTKLVDVDRVAGVVGAAGSAVSGAAVDIAVRGQVVMISPASTSPVFTERAKKGELQGFWFRTAPPDNFQGEALAQLLQKRGWQRVGILAINNDYGRGLAQALEQGLAKTKGQVVATQFYEGQSASFDSEVRSVFGRNPQAVVLVGYPETGTLVMRSAFQQGFFPRIPLVLTDGLKDNQLAQLVGKTPQGQWIINGVVGTAPAAAGPGLKDFQQRYRQAFNREPNVFAPNTWDATAVLVLAAQAAQSNQGAKLREKITTVANPPGTPVTDVCEGLKLLQQGQDINYQGASSGVDFDPQGDVAGEYAVWMVNPDGTIKVIDTIMVGGS; translated from the coding sequence ATGGCGGTGCAACGGTGGGGCTGGCTACTGGTCTTGGGGTTAACCGGTTGTCAAGCGGGGGGGAATGCCCTCAAACTGGGGACGCTGTTGCCCTTGAGTGGAGACTTGGCGCAGTTTGGGCCGGGGATGCAGGATGCGGCCAGTTTGCTGGTGAAAACCGTGAATGATTGCGGCGGGGTGAACGGCCAACCGGTACAGCTGATTTCCGAAGATGACCAGACCCAGCCCAGTGCGGGAGTGAGTGCCATGACCAAATTAGTGGATGTGGATCGGGTGGCAGGCGTGGTGGGAGCCGCTGGCAGTGCCGTATCCGGGGCGGCGGTGGATATAGCCGTGCGGGGGCAGGTGGTGATGATTTCCCCGGCCAGTACCAGTCCCGTGTTTACGGAGCGGGCGAAGAAAGGGGAATTGCAGGGTTTTTGGTTCCGCACTGCCCCCCCGGACAATTTCCAAGGGGAAGCCCTGGCGCAGTTGCTCCAAAAACGGGGTTGGCAACGGGTGGGCATCCTGGCGATTAACAACGACTACGGGCGGGGATTGGCGCAGGCCTTAGAGCAGGGTTTAGCCAAAACCAAGGGACAGGTGGTGGCGACCCAGTTTTATGAGGGGCAAAGTGCCAGTTTTGATTCCGAGGTGCGGTCCGTGTTTGGTCGGAATCCCCAGGCGGTGGTGTTGGTGGGCTATCCCGAAACCGGCACGTTGGTGATGCGTTCGGCGTTTCAGCAGGGGTTTTTCCCCCGGATTCCCCTGGTGTTGACCGATGGGCTGAAGGATAACCAGTTGGCTCAGTTGGTCGGCAAAACCCCCCAGGGGCAATGGATCATCAACGGGGTGGTGGGCACCGCCCCGGCGGCGGCAGGGCCGGGGTTAAAGGATTTTCAGCAACGCTACCGGCAGGCATTCAACCGGGAACCCAATGTCTTTGCCCCCAACACCTGGGATGCCACAGCCGTACTGGTCTTAGCGGCGCAGGCGGCACAATCGAACCAGGGAGCCAAACTGCGGGAAAAAATTACCACAGTGGCCAATCCCCCCGGCACCCCGGTGACGGACGTGTGCGAAGGGTTAAAGTTACTCCAACAGGGGCAGGACATCAACTACCAAGGGGCCAGCAGTGGGGTGGATTTTGACCCACAAGGGGATGTGGCGGGGGAATACGCCGTGTGGATGGTCAACCCGGATGGCACAATAAAAGTGATTGACACCATCATGGTAGGGGGTTCCTGA
- a CDS encoding DUF3318 domain-containing protein, whose amino-acid sequence MDEFDRDAEIGRLLDLLPASSRMKLRVIPQPQQTEVLTAPFPWPWRTEWPVSINFQLWQTLTEPQRDLLFLRTDRWLRGIAWFRPGWSQGLILAGSVAVAFQGVQGDGVGVLVGGALAGVAVRQLLRNYRSPAYELQADENAVTIAQRRGYTEAEAARALLSAIEQQAQLERRGLTFNELVRSQNLRVLAGLSTVAVPSHYRTPER is encoded by the coding sequence ATGGATGAATTTGACCGGGATGCGGAAATTGGCCGGTTATTGGACCTGCTCCCCGCCAGCAGTCGGATGAAATTGCGGGTGATTCCCCAGCCCCAACAAACGGAAGTCCTGACCGCACCCTTCCCCTGGCCCTGGCGGACGGAATGGCCGGTGTCCATCAACTTTCAGCTTTGGCAAACCCTGACCGAACCCCAACGGGACTTGCTGTTCCTGCGTACTGACCGCTGGTTGCGGGGGATTGCCTGGTTCCGCCCCGGTTGGTCCCAGGGATTGATCCTAGCGGGTAGCGTGGCGGTGGCGTTCCAAGGGGTGCAGGGGGACGGGGTCGGGGTGTTGGTGGGCGGCGCTTTGGCGGGCGTGGCCGTGCGTCAGCTACTCAGGAATTATCGTTCCCCAGCCTACGAATTGCAGGCGGATGAGAATGCCGTCACCATCGCCCAGCGGCGGGGCTATACGGAAGCGGAAGCAGCACGAGCCTTGTTATCCGCCATTGAACAGCAAGCCCAATTGGAACGGCGGGGTTTGACCTTTAATGAACTGGTGCGGAGCCAAAATCTGCGGGTGTTGGCTGGGTTATCCACGGTGGCGGTACCAAGCCATTATCGCACCCCCGAACGGTGA
- a CDS encoding Gfo/Idh/MocA family oxidoreductase: MATDYASEFLKMLGFGLIGTGYAATRRAEFLAQDERARLVAVAGHTWEKVQQLTSSYPAEACGDWREVIGHPAVDIVIIATVNALHGEIARYALEHGKGVLVEYPLALDYAEAQNLYNFARQKGLFLHVEHIELLSPIHQVLRDVLPKLGAIQSGRSVNLVVQHPAPQKWTYHQDLFGFPFIAGLARINRLLDLLGTVERVFCTYHLDGVHNGYYRSCYASAQLQFTQGTLVELTYGKGESIWENQRYFSLFGTQGGIIFNGDQGTWVTPQQNQPLSLPSRQGLFHQDMDNVLNHLTQGTPLYTSAEQSLTALRVATALQESAQTGQPVVLGEWVPPGVR, translated from the coding sequence GTGGCAACGGATTATGCGTCGGAGTTCCTGAAAATGCTGGGATTTGGTTTGATTGGCACGGGGTATGCGGCGACCCGGCGAGCAGAATTTTTGGCGCAGGATGAACGGGCACGGTTGGTGGCGGTGGCGGGACACACCTGGGAAAAGGTACAGCAATTGACCAGCAGTTATCCAGCCGAGGCTTGTGGGGATTGGCGGGAGGTGATTGGGCATCCCGCGGTGGATATAGTCATCATTGCCACAGTCAATGCCCTGCACGGGGAGATTGCCCGTTACGCGCTTGAACATGGCAAGGGGGTGCTGGTGGAATATCCCCTCGCCCTGGATTACGCTGAAGCTCAAAATCTATACAATTTTGCCCGCCAAAAGGGTTTATTTCTACACGTGGAACATATCGAATTGCTCAGCCCCATTCATCAGGTATTGCGGGATGTTTTACCTAAATTAGGTGCGATCCAATCGGGGCGGTCGGTGAATTTGGTGGTGCAACATCCGGCACCGCAAAAATGGACTTATCACCAGGATTTATTTGGGTTTCCCTTCATCGCCGGTCTGGCTCGGATTAACCGTTTGCTGGATTTACTGGGCACGGTAGAACGGGTGTTTTGCACCTATCACCTGGATGGGGTTCATAACGGTTATTACCGCAGTTGTTATGCCAGTGCCCAATTACAGTTCACCCAAGGAACCCTGGTGGAATTGACCTACGGCAAAGGGGAATCTATTTGGGAAAATCAACGTTATTTTAGTTTGTTCGGCACCCAGGGGGGAATTATTTTCAACGGCGACCAAGGAACCTGGGTGACCCCCCAACAAAACCAGCCCTTAAGTTTACCCAGCCGCCAGGGTTTGTTCCATCAAGATATGGACAATGTACTGAATCATTTAACCCAAGGCACACCGCTTTACACGTCCGCAGAACAGAGTTTAACGGCTTTGCGGGTGGCTACGGCGTTACAGGAGTCGGCTCAGACGGGGCAGCCGGTAGTTCTGGGGGAATGGGTGCCGCCTGGGGTGAGGTAA
- a CDS encoding MraY family glycosyltransferase, which translates to MPFHLLAFLLAAGVVLWMTPLVRYWGLQGGQVDVPNERKIHQQPIVRIGGVSIFAGYLVALLVVWWAGGFVDAAGNPLKATADAQIWATTLGGLGFFLIGLADDLFSLSPGVRLVMQMVLAGLVWAAGVRIDFITIPGLGLVSLGILSLPLTLIWLVGMTNAINMVDGVDGLAAGVSGIAAVVLLIVSQFMGQPAAALVAAALAGACLGFLRYNFNPAQIFMGDGGAYFMGFTLAAIGTIGMVKRVTTAAVILPYIILAVPLLDMTLVVIDRLRRGKSPFFPDKRHLHHRLLQAGLSQRGTVAVIYTLTLWAGSVALVLARFPGAPVYAAIATLLLGFVGWGVWQRIMRRSS; encoded by the coding sequence ATGCCGTTTCACCTGTTGGCTTTTTTACTTGCCGCCGGGGTGGTGCTGTGGATGACCCCCCTGGTGCGCTATTGGGGCTTGCAGGGCGGGCAGGTGGATGTGCCCAACGAGCGGAAAATTCACCAGCAACCGATTGTGCGGATTGGCGGGGTGTCCATTTTTGCGGGCTATTTGGTCGCCCTGTTGGTGGTGTGGTGGGCGGGGGGGTTTGTGGATGCGGCGGGTAACCCCTTGAAAGCGACGGCGGATGCCCAGATTTGGGCGACTACCTTGGGAGGGCTGGGCTTTTTTTTGATTGGGCTGGCGGATGATTTGTTCTCCCTCTCCCCGGGGGTGCGCCTGGTGATGCAGATGGTCTTGGCGGGGTTGGTCTGGGCGGCGGGGGTGCGGATTGACTTTATCACCATACCGGGGCTGGGGCTGGTGTCCCTGGGGATTTTGAGCCTGCCCTTGACCCTGATTTGGCTGGTGGGAATGACCAATGCCATCAATATGGTGGACGGGGTGGACGGTCTGGCGGCGGGGGTGTCGGGGATTGCTGCGGTGGTGTTGTTAATTGTCAGCCAGTTTATGGGGCAACCGGCGGCGGCGTTGGTGGCGGCGGCGTTGGCAGGGGCGTGTTTGGGGTTTTTGCGCTACAACTTCAACCCGGCGCAAATTTTCATGGGGGATGGGGGTGCCTATTTCATGGGCTTTACCCTGGCGGCGATTGGCACGATTGGCATGGTGAAACGGGTGACGACGGCGGCGGTGATTTTGCCCTACATTATTTTGGCAGTACCCTTGCTGGACATGACCCTGGTGGTGATTGACCGTCTGCGCCGGGGGAAGTCCCCATTTTTCCCGGATAAACGCCATCTCCACCATCGGTTGCTCCAAGCGGGGCTGTCCCAGCGAGGAACGGTGGCGGTGATCTACACCCTGACTTTGTGGGCGGGGAGTGTGGCGTTGGTGCTGGCACGATTTCCCGGTGCGCCCGTCTATGCGGCGATTGCCACGTTGCTGTTGGGGTTTGTGGGCTGGGGGGTGTGGCAACGGATTATGCGTCGGAGTTCCTGA
- the glyA gene encoding serine hydroxymethyltransferase, which yields MAQLATTDGVVADLIAQELQRQREHLELIASENFASPAVMAAQGSVLTNKYAEGLPGKRYYGGCGVIDALEQLAIDRAKELFQAQHANVQPHSGAQANQAVFLALLQPGDTILSMDLSHGGHLTHGSPVNLSGMWFRAVHYGVHPETHRLDYDQIRELALQHRPKLIICGYSAYPRQIDFARFRAIAEEVGAYLLADMAHIAGLVCAGAHPSPLPHCHVVTTTTHKTLRGPRGGLILTNDPELGKKLDKAVFPGVQGGPLEHVIAAKAVAFGEALRPDFRTYIQQVVRNAQALAEGLQARGFNLISGGTDNHLVLVDVRPAGLTGKAADALLGEINVTVNKNTIPFDPQSPFVTSGIRLGTPAMTTRGFREAEFAEVAEIIADRLYHPEDVSGRERVAQLCGAFPLYSYLPQREPLPV from the coding sequence ATGGCGCAGTTGGCAACAACGGATGGGGTGGTGGCGGATTTGATTGCCCAGGAGTTGCAACGGCAACGGGAGCATTTGGAGTTGATTGCTAGTGAGAATTTTGCGTCACCGGCGGTGATGGCGGCTCAGGGTTCGGTGTTGACCAATAAATATGCTGAGGGTCTGCCGGGGAAACGCTACTACGGGGGCTGTGGGGTGATTGATGCCCTGGAGCAGTTGGCGATTGACCGGGCAAAAGAGTTGTTTCAAGCGCAACACGCCAATGTGCAACCTCACTCCGGGGCGCAGGCGAATCAGGCGGTGTTCCTGGCGTTGCTCCAGCCTGGGGATACGATTCTGAGCATGGATTTGAGTCACGGGGGGCATCTGACGCACGGGTCGCCGGTGAATCTGTCGGGGATGTGGTTCCGGGCGGTGCATTACGGGGTGCATCCGGAGACCCATCGGTTGGATTACGACCAGATTCGGGAGTTGGCGTTGCAACATCGCCCCAAGTTGATCATCTGTGGCTATTCGGCGTACCCCCGGCAGATTGATTTTGCCCGCTTCCGGGCGATTGCGGAGGAGGTGGGGGCGTATCTGCTGGCGGATATGGCGCATATTGCTGGGTTGGTGTGTGCGGGTGCCCATCCCAGTCCGTTGCCCCATTGCCATGTGGTGACGACCACGACCCATAAAACGTTGCGGGGTCCCCGGGGCGGGTTGATTTTGACCAATGACCCGGAGTTGGGCAAGAAGTTAGATAAGGCGGTGTTTCCGGGGGTGCAGGGGGGACCTTTGGAACACGTGATTGCCGCTAAGGCGGTGGCATTTGGGGAGGCGTTGCGCCCGGATTTTCGCACCTATATTCAGCAGGTGGTACGCAATGCCCAGGCGTTGGCGGAGGGGTTGCAGGCACGGGGATTCAACCTCATCAGCGGGGGCACGGACAACCATTTGGTGTTGGTGGATGTGCGTCCGGCGGGGTTGACGGGGAAGGCGGCGGATGCCCTGTTGGGGGAAATCAATGTCACGGTGAACAAAAATACGATTCCCTTTGACCCCCAATCCCCGTTTGTGACCAGTGGGATTCGCCTGGGGACACCGGCGATGACCACCCGGGGGTTCCGGGAGGCGGAATTTGCGGAAGTGGCAGAAATTATTGCCGACCGGCTGTATCACCCGGAGGATGTGTCGGGGCGGGAACGGGTGGCGCAGTTGTGTGGGGCATTCCCCCTCTACAGCTATTTGCCGCAACGGGAACCCCTGCCGGTTTAG
- a CDS encoding NifU family protein, whose product MVETLALTTDNVEKVLDEMRPYLMADGGNVELVEIDGPVVRLRLQGACGSCPSSTMTLRMGIERRLREFIPEIAEVEQVF is encoded by the coding sequence ATGGTCGAAACCCTAGCCCTGACGACTGACAATGTAGAGAAAGTCCTGGATGAAATGCGCCCCTACCTGATGGCGGACGGGGGTAATGTGGAATTGGTGGAAATTGACGGTCCCGTGGTGCGTCTGCGGTTACAAGGGGCTTGTGGTTCCTGCCCCAGTTCCACCATGACCCTGCGGATGGGGATCGAACGGCGACTGCGGGAATTTATCCCTGAAATTGCCGAAGTAGAACAGGTTTTTTAA
- the plsY gene encoding glycerol-3-phosphate 1-O-acyltransferase PlsY, which translates to MTVNLLWILVAYLCGSIPPGYVAGRWAGIDIRQVGSGSTGATNVLRTLGKGPALVVFLLDVGKGVLAVALARWLWQVFPSVDPGEGRLWWELVYALTALVGHSKSVWINWQGGKSVATGLGLLAFFSWPVAVGALVIFGLLVATVRIVSVGSLGACVTALGLAVGLGIPLPYQAYTLLATLYIIWCHRTNIQRLWQGTEPRLGQAKPTQE; encoded by the coding sequence ATGACCGTAAATCTCCTGTGGATACTGGTGGCTTACCTCTGCGGTTCGATTCCCCCTGGGTATGTGGCGGGGCGGTGGGCAGGGATTGACATTCGCCAGGTGGGGTCGGGTTCTACGGGGGCGACCAATGTCCTGCGTACCCTGGGAAAAGGTCCAGCCCTGGTGGTTTTCCTCCTGGATGTGGGTAAGGGGGTGCTGGCGGTGGCGCTGGCTCGCTGGTTATGGCAGGTATTTCCCAGCGTTGACCCTGGGGAGGGGCGGCTTTGGTGGGAATTGGTCTATGCCCTAACGGCACTGGTGGGGCACAGCAAATCCGTATGGATCAACTGGCAGGGAGGCAAATCCGTGGCCACCGGGTTGGGATTGTTGGCTTTTTTTAGCTGGCCGGTGGCGGTGGGGGCTTTGGTCATATTTGGGTTGCTGGTGGCAACGGTGCGGATTGTGTCCGTGGGTTCTCTGGGAGCCTGCGTGACTGCCCTGGGGCTGGCGGTGGGGCTGGGAATTCCTCTACCCTATCAGGCATATACGTTGTTGGCGACTTTGTACATTATCTGGTGTCACCGCACCAATATCCAACGGCTGTGGCAGGGGACAGAACCCCGTCTGGGACAGGCCAAACCCACGCAAGAATGA
- a CDS encoding chlororespiratory reduction protein 7: protein MADSLMYQSEHYVVLMPGEPEQFYTEAELREKLGQILAQVEEISPELSAYPTIAERVQYLLDTGCRWEWGTDEFIEWYAVRLEKPRP from the coding sequence ATGGCTGACTCACTCATGTACCAAAGTGAACATTACGTTGTCCTAATGCCAGGAGAACCAGAGCAGTTTTACACTGAGGCGGAATTGCGGGAGAAACTGGGGCAGATTTTGGCGCAGGTCGAGGAGATTAGCCCGGAATTGTCTGCCTACCCCACCATCGCTGAGCGGGTACAGTATCTATTGGATACGGGCTGTCGCTGGGAATGGGGCACAGATGAATTTATCGAGTGGTATGCCGTGCGTTTGGAGAAACCCCGCCCATGA
- a CDS encoding type I restriction enzyme HsdR N-terminal domain-containing protein, whose protein sequence is MVASTAITQAILSFRDLEDKLGCRRIQNPNFFLEWQMPLPELTPTETTGINHLSQRYMTYLEEGEVSEGTLNIILIAPLLDILGLCDPPYRIRGETWVAVQTQMDTEAGRMTLEGRIDALTIQDNFWLVVIEGKRNGFNVLRAVPQAIAYMSATPYYPIFGLVTNGYDYLFLKLAGREFGLSDNFSLLSDATGNLLRVAQVLKHLVGLHSRTANHGQGATPYG, encoded by the coding sequence ATGGTTGCGAGTACAGCGATTACTCAAGCCATTCTCAGCTTTCGTGACCTTGAGGATAAATTGGGTTGCAGACGCATCCAAAACCCCAATTTTTTCCTGGAGTGGCAGATGCCTTTGCCGGAATTAACGCCGACAGAAACTACCGGAATTAACCATTTATCCCAACGATATATGACCTATTTAGAAGAGGGTGAAGTCAGTGAAGGAACTTTGAATATTATTTTAATTGCACCGTTGTTGGATATTTTGGGTTTATGCGACCCACCCTATCGAATTCGAGGCGAAACTTGGGTAGCAGTTCAAACCCAAATGGATACGGAAGCTGGCAGAATGACCCTTGAAGGGCGTATTGATGCCCTGACGATCCAGGACAATTTTTGGCTCGTAGTGATTGAAGGAAAACGGAATGGCTTTAATGTGCTTCGGGCGGTTCCCCAAGCCATTGCTTATATGTCTGCTACCCCGTACTACCCAATTTTTGGATTAGTCACCAACGGTTATGATTATTTATTTCTCAAATTAGCAGGCAGGGAATTTGGTTTATCAGATAACTTTAGTTTGCTGTCAGATGCAACTGGCAATCTCCTACGGGTCGCCCAAGTGCTAAAACACCTGGTCGGGTTACACTCAAGAACCGCCAATCATGGACAAGGAGCAACCCCCTATGGCTGA